Proteins found in one Lutimonas zeaxanthinifaciens genomic segment:
- the fabG gene encoding 3-oxoacyl-[acyl-carrier-protein] reductase, translated as MTLLKDKTALITGASRGIGKGIAVEFAKQGANVAFTFNASVEAAKELEKELESYGVKAKGYQSNAADFDAAQELVKEVLNDFGSLQVLINNAGITKDNLLMRISEEDFDKVIEVNLKSVFNLTKAVIRPMMKQREGSIINMSSVVGVKGNAGQTNYAASKAGILGFTKSVALELGSRNIRCNSIAPGFIETEMTAKLDQKTVDEWRNAIPLKRGGSPEDVANACVFLASEMSSYVTGQTLNVDGGMLT; from the coding sequence ATGACATTACTTAAAGATAAAACTGCCTTGATCACAGGGGCTTCTCGTGGAATAGGAAAAGGGATTGCTGTTGAGTTCGCAAAACAGGGGGCCAATGTGGCATTTACCTTCAATGCTTCAGTGGAAGCAGCTAAGGAACTTGAAAAGGAACTGGAATCTTATGGCGTAAAAGCGAAAGGATATCAATCAAATGCGGCAGATTTTGATGCGGCTCAGGAACTTGTAAAGGAGGTCCTGAATGATTTTGGAAGTTTGCAGGTATTAATAAATAATGCGGGAATCACTAAGGACAATCTTTTGATGCGTATATCGGAGGAAGATTTCGATAAGGTAATTGAAGTTAATTTGAAATCAGTCTTTAATTTGACAAAAGCAGTTATTCGTCCGATGATGAAGCAAAGAGAAGGCTCTATTATCAATATGAGTTCAGTAGTGGGTGTTAAAGGAAATGCGGGTCAAACAAATTACGCAGCCTCCAAAGCCGGTATCCTTGGTTTTACAAAGTCAGTGGCTTTGGAACTCGGATCGAGAAATATACGATGTAATTCAATAGCTCCTGGTTTTATTGAAACCGAAATGACAGCTAAATTGGATCAGAAAACGGTTGATGAGTGGAGGAACGCTATCCCTTTAAAAAGAGGAGGTTCTCCTGAAGATGTAGCAAATGCCTGTGTATTTTTGGCATCAGAGATGTCTTCATATGTGACAGGTCAGACCCTCAATGTTGATGGAGGAATGCTCACTTAG